AAATACATTTATCATGGCAAAGATACTGTACCACACCCCTTCCATGTGAAGTCTAGTTGGATTCCCCCAGTTCAACGGTCAGTTGCTCTAGAATCCTATTTAGAGGAAGTCAAACTACGGCTAACAGAAGTGCCACTAAATAAACCTAAAAACAATCTGCCGCCTGGGGAGCGCCGAGCGCTCCGTGaatttattcaaaacaaagaaataatcctTAAGAAAGCAGATAAAGGCACAACAACCGTCATAATGAAAAGagagaacaaaataaatgaggGACAAAAACAGTTGGATGATAGAAACAACTATCAACCTTTGGAAAAACCAATGGTTAAGGACACATCCCAGAGAGTTAAACACCTCATTAACACTCTACATAACGAAGGTTTCATTGACGAAATGACAGTAAAATGGTTTAACCAGACACCAGATCCGCCACGAATTCCAGTATTCTACACTCtcacaaaaatacacaaaccGACTTTAGTTGGAAGACCTATCATTTCGGGGTGCGATGGCCCCACAGAACGCCTCTCATCATTTGTAGACAAGCTACTTCAGCCAATAGCACAAATACAAGActcgtatcttaaagatacgacaCATTTTATAAGATTTATCGAAAACACTAGGGTGCCTAGTAACGCTTTCTTAGTCTCAATGGATGTCACCAGCCTTTACACGAATATCCCACAGGAGGAAGGAATTACTATAGTATGCAACGCATACGAAAAACTTCATGACAAAAACCCTCTTATAGCTACACACCTGCTTAAAGAAATGCTCAGTCTTATCCTTAAAGAGAACTCTTTCCATTTCAATGGGAAAGACTATCTCCAGACTCACGGAACTGCtatgggcacgaaaatggcagtagcttttgccaacatttttatggcaacaatagaaaaggAGATCTTAAAACAAAGCAGAAGGAAACCACTAACGTGGAAAAGGTTTA
The sequence above is a segment of the Porites lutea chromosome 3, jaPorLute2.1, whole genome shotgun sequence genome. Coding sequences within it:
- the LOC140931620 gene encoding uncharacterized protein, with protein sequence MKENQIRSQLISDFNQFARRMRLKYIYHGKDTVPHPFHVKSSWIPPVQRSVALESYLEEVKLRLTEVPLNKPKNNLPPGERRALREFIQNKEIILKKADKGTTTVIMKRENKINEGQKQLDDRNNYQPLEKPMVKDTSQRVKHLINTLHNEGFIDEMTVKWFNQTPDPPRIPVFYTLTKIHKPTLVGRPIISGCDGPTERLSSFVDKLLQPIAQIQDSYLKDTTHFIRFIENTRVPSNAFLVSMDVTSLYTNIPQEEGITIVCNAYEKLHDKNPLIATHLLKEMLSLILKENSFHFNGKDYLQTHGTAMGTKMAVAFANIFMATIEKEILKQSRRKPLTWKRFIDDIFSLWDTNKEDIDLFIEQANSFHPTIKFTAEISQIETTFLDTTVYKGERFEKERILDVRTHFKSTETFQYTNFNSCHPPGVKKGFVKGEALRLLRTNSSKVIFDKNIKNFKTRLISRGYPESMVEKILSEVKYADRATALTQKQKAQKILLPFVTQFQPSLPGLKNILMEKWHLIENQPLLREIFKEPPLISCRKGKSLKDMLVKAKL